The window AGAAATTGTTTCATTGTAAAGTGTTACTAATGCTTTTTCATCTGAGCTAGAAGAGATTGATTTTACTTCTTCAATAGCTGCTTCAATTTCAGCAATCTTTGTATCTACTTCAGCTTGCTTACCAAAAAGATCTGCAGCGATTTGAGTTGAAGCTTTAAATGTATTCCAGTAATCCGTGCTTGTAGTACCAACGAATACAGTTGGTGCTATTTTTGATAATTCTTCATACGCATCTCCTTGACGACCAGAGATGAAAATTGCATCTGGTTTCATTGCAGCGATATCTTCAAATAATGGCTCTTTTAATCCACCTGCGTTTGCATATTTGTCATCCGCATATTGGCTTAAATGTTTTGGGAAGTTCCCTTTTGCAACAGCTGTAACTTCAACGTCTAATGCAGTTAATGTATCTAAGAAACCATAGTCAAATACTACAATTTTTTCTGGTTTTTTTTCAAACGTTACATCTGCATAGTTTGAATCTGTTGATTTAATTGTCATTGGGTATGCTGAAGCAACCTCTTCTTTACTCGTGTCCTCTGTTTTAGCAGAGTTTTCTTTCTCTGAATCCTTTGAAGTGGCATCATCATTTGAACCACATGCAGCTAACATTAAAACAAGCATTGATAAAATAACAGTCATTAACTTCCAGTTCTTCATCTGTAAATCGCTCCTATTCATATATGTAAATTCGTTTTATTCATTTAAGTTCCCAATGATTATCATTATCATTTGAACAGTACTCATTATATCGAGATTGATTCTCAGTGTCAACTAGTTTTGTAAATTAAATCAATTATTATAATAAAAGTACATTATGAGGGATTTTTTTGATTTTAAATAAATATTTCCCTTTTATTTCCTCGGTAAAAATGAAAATAACGTTGCATCATGTCCTTATTTAAAGAATCCCACATCATACTATTCAAAAAAGAAAAACACCATTTCGACTGAATCAAAATGGCATTTTCACATAAACATTACGCTCTAATGAGAATTAAAATAAACACAAATACGGCAGCCATCTTGTTCTTGAACAGGGATGTCCATATCATAAATTTGCTTTAATGCAGAAGAATTAATGATTTCGTTTGTTGGACCATCTTTGACAATACGTCCATCTTTTAAAGCCACAATACGGTCGGAATAAACCGATGCGAAGTTAATATCATGCAATACGATAATAACCGTTTTCCCTAACTCATCTACAAGCTTACGTAAAATTTTCATAATTTGAACCGAGTGCTTCATATCTAAGTTATTTAAAGGCTCATCTAATAGCACATATTCTGTATCTTGTGCGATGACCATTGCAATGAAAGCACGCTGACGTTGACCACCAGAAAGCTCATCTAAAAACTTGTCACTCATGTCCACTAAGTTCATATACTCCATCGCACGGTCTATATGCCCATTATCTTCTGCTGTAAGACGACCACGTGAATAGGGGAAACGCCCAAATGACACAAGCTCACGAATCGTTAAACGTACATTCATAAAATTTGATTGCTTTAAGATCGATACACGTTTTGCAAATTCCTCGGATTTCATTTTACGTACATCTGCTGTATCCAGTAATATTTCACCTGTATCTGCATCTAATAAACGACTCACCATCGAAAGTAGCGTCGATTTTCCAGCACCATTTGGCCCGATGAATGATGTAATTTTACCTGTTTCTATCGTTACATGTACATCTTCTACAACGGCTTTTTTACCGAAGTATTTGCTTAATCCTTTTACTTGAATCATCCTGCTGACCTACTCTCTTTTAATAGTAAATAAATAAAGTAAATGCCACCAATGAAGTTAATAATAACACTCAATGTTGTACTAAATTCGAATAGATGCTCGACAATAAATTGCCCACCGACTAATGCAATAATACTAATTAAACTTGCCCCCACTATAAGCACCGAATGCTTGTACGTTGCAAAAAATTGATACGCTAAGTTGGCAACAATTAATCCAAAGAATAGGATTGGACCTACAAGCGCTGTAGATGTTGCAATTAATACAGAAGATAAAATAAGTACATTCATCACAATACGATCATAGTTAATGCCCAGGTTAATTGCTGTATCGCGACCTAAAGACATAACATCTAACTTATTTAATATCGTATACCCATATATAAAGGCAATCGCTAAAATACCCGCTGCTACCCATACAAGGTCACCATTAACGTTATTAAAGCTTGCAAACATTTTATTTTGCAGACTTGTATATTCATTCGGATCAATAACAACTTGCATAAATGTCGTCACGCTACCAAGTAATGTTCCTAAAATCATTCCGATAAGTAATAAAAAATAAATTGGCTGCTTATCTGCTCTAAATAAGAAACGATATAAAATCAGTGCGAATAATACCATCGCTCCAATTGAAATTACAAAGTTAAAATATTTATTTAATACTAATATAGAAGAAGATCCTAAGAAGAAATAAATACATGTTTGCACAACCATATACATTGAATCTAAGCCCATGACAGAAGGCGTTAAAATTCGGTTATGTGTAATCGTCTGGAATACAACGGTTGAATACGCAATAGCTACACCGGTTACAATCATTGCCAAGACGCGAATCATTCGACGTGGAAACGCATAGTCAAAGCTACCTTTAATATCATATAAACCATAAAGAGCGATACAACCGATTGCCACAATCGCTAAAATGGCTAATTTCAATCCTGTTTTACGCATATGAACGCCCCCTAAACAACATGATTAAGAAAATCACGCCGCCGATTACACCGACTGTTAAGTTAATAGGGATTTCATATGGATATATTAAAATTCGACCAACGATATCACATGCCAATAGGAATAATGCACCTAGTACTGCTGTATGCGGTAATGTTTTCTTTAAATTATCCCCTTTATAAATCGATACGATGTTTGGAATAATTAATCCGACAAACGGAATTAAACCGACTGTTAGAATAACTGTTGTTGAAATAAGTGCTACTAAAATGAGCCCCAAATTTACAACAAGGTTATAACGAACACCTAAGTTTTTCGCAAAGTCCTCTCCCATACCTGCAACTGTAAAACGATTTGCATAAAGATACGTTATGATAATAACAGGGACGCTTAAATATAATAATTCATAGTTTCCTTTAATAACTAATGTAAAGCTCCCCATTAAAAAGGCTGAAACGTTTTGTAAAATGTCTGCCTTATAAGCAAAAAACGTCGTCATGGAAGAAATAATATTTCCAAACATTATCCCTACAAGGGGGATAAAAATTGCATCTTTAAACTTAATTCGGTTTAACAATTGCATGAATAGCATTGTACCTAATAATGCAAAAATAAAGGCTAGCACAACTTTTTCAGATTGTGTCCCACCTGTATAAATCATCGCAATTAACACACCAAATTTTGCCGCATCATCTGTTCCTGCAGTTGTTGGAGATACAAATTTATTTCTACTTAAAGATTGCATGATTAAACCAGCTATACTCATGCCGACACCCGCTAATATGATTGCAATCAAGCGCGGTATACGGCTAATTAAGAAGACTTCTGTCTCTTCTGATGTAAAATCAAGCAAATCAAGTGGTGTAATGTCCTTGGCACCTAGAAATAACGAAATGAATGATAGAACAACAGTAGCGACAATCAAATACCATAATCTCATGTCATTCTCCTGTTTTCCTTCTTTTTTTAATGACTCTCATTGAAAATGATTATCATCTTTATCTGTTTCAATTATAGCTAGGTAGTACTAGAAAATCAAACAGTCCTTAATAACTTTTCTTCATTTGTTATGGATTAGCACAGACGAAAGGACTTATTCAAGAAATCTACTGTATTTTCGATTGTTTTAGAGAATTCAAGGTTTATAAGAATGGAGATTATTTTTTGAAGGATTAATGTACTTTCTTTTAGGGGGATTCTTATAAGGAATCTAATAAGTTATTTGCTTATTTTGACTTGCTAAGCACAGGAGCCGCACAGCTTTGTTGTTACAAATCTGTACGGCCTGTCACTACTATATTCTAAATACGTTTTTCTCAGTGCAATATTTTTCAATTGCTTGCTCGTTTACTTTATAGCCGAGACCTGTTGTGCTTGGTACTGTTATGTAGCCATCTTCTACTATAACTTCAGGTAATATAATATCCTCATACCAATAACGTTCAGAAGCGGCTGTATCTCCAGGCATTGTGAAGTTGGATAAACTTGTGAGTGCGACATTTTGTGCCCTTCCAATCCCCGCTTCAAGCATGCCGCCACACCATACAGGTAAGCCATGTTCACTGCATAAATCATGGATGCGCTTTGCTTCGCTTATTCCGCCAACTCGTGCAATTTTAATGTTGATTACGCCGCAGCTCCCTAACTGAATAGCCTTGCGTGCATCTTCATAAGAAGTAATGCTTTCATCTAAGCAAATCGGTGTTTGAATTTGCTGCTGTAACGTTGCATGATCAATTAAGTCATCGTGGGCAAGCGGCTGTTCAATCATCATTAATTGAAATTCATCGAGTTGCTTTAATAATTCGATGTCCTCTAGTGTATAAGATGAATTCGCATCGGCCATTAATGGCACAGTTGGAAAGGCATCTCGAATCGTTCGAATTAACGCTATATCTTTCCCAGGTTTGATTTTGACCTTTATTCGTTTATAGCCTTGCTCTAAAAAATCACGAATGGTTTCGATTAATTGCTCATTTGTTGGTTGCAATCCAATGCTAATGCCTACCTCAATTTTTTCCGTAATGCCCCCAAGTGCTTTAGCTAGTGTTTGATTTGTTAGCTGAGCATAAATATCCCACACCGCACCTTCAATAGCCGCTTTTGCCATGTTGTTACGACGAATTGGACGAAATAGTTCATATACCTCATCTGGATGCGCTAATTGTTGCCCTAATAATCGCGGAATTAAAAAGTCCTCTAACATATGTAATGATGTTTTTAGTGTTTCTTCTGTATAAGAAGGTTCTTCAAATGCCACCCCTTCCCCCCAGCCAATTGCACCAGTTTCGTCCTTTGCCTTAATGACTATAAAACGCTTATTCTGCATTGTTCCAAGACTCGTTGTGAATGGAGTTTTCATACACATTTCAAGCTGATAAATTATAACTTCAACCAATTTCATCTCATTTCTCTCCTTTATGCCAACACGATGTTGGTCACTCAGGCGTTGCCACAGGACGTGACGGGTTTAGCCTTTGTTCCCTTCCTTTAGCCAGAGCTCCACTGTACATCGAGCATTTGATCACCCAATGAAAAAATTCAAAACACCGTATCCATCTCACCATCTACAGAGATGAGAGTTTTCTTCTGAACGAAAATAACAATCCGTGGAGAATGAAACCGCCCCACGGATTGAATTTTTTCCTTATTATAGAGCAAATAGAGATCGCTTTACGAGTAAATAATGACCGATATGCTCATTGTATTTTGATAAGTGAATAATTTTATAGCCTTGATCGAACATCGCTTGTAAAATATGGCGTGTTTTATAGCGCCAATCTTCTGCAAGTGCTGGACTTTCAACTTTTATTTTTTGGAAATGCGTAGGAATCGGTAATGTATAGGAATCCTTTATAAAAGCTTCCTGCTGCATAAATTGCTGTTCTTTATCAAGCATCGGCAAGCCATCTGTACTGAGTGACCACTCCACTACAGGCACTGCCTCCTCTAATAATTCCTCGACTTTTGTATCCCAACGTAAATAATCATTATCTACAAGTTGCCACTCAACAAAAAGTCGATCTGTTGGTAAAAGGCGGTTAAACGGGTCTTCCATTTCTCCGTAACAATTTGGTATATACGTGTCGCTATAACCACGTAGCTTTGTAAAGTTTAAATACCCACTACGCCCTTCAAGCGGGTCAAATGTCCAACGGCAATTTCGATACCCTCGTGCTATAGCAAGATCCTTTAAATAAATTTTCATGAGCTCGCCTACACCTTGCTCGCGATAATTTCGTTTGATTCCAATCATATGTGAATACAAATATACTTTCTCTTCCATGAAGCCAGGGCAACTAAAGTTGAAGCCGATTAGTTCATCGTTAAGATAAGCGCCTAATACAATCCCGCCATTTCGAATTGTGGCAAGCGTTTGATGCATCGGAATACTGCCAACTGCCCAAATATCATGCTCTAAATTTCTCGCCTCTTCAATTTGTTCAATCGTTGTTAATTCCTTTACAATTACTGATTCTAACATAATGTCCACCTTCCCCATTCTTCACTTTTTTTCATGCGAGTAAAGCTGTTTGTGCTAAAATCTTTGCACCCATAATTAGGCGATTTGCATTCAATAATGCCTTGGGAGGATGGAAATTTAGGAAGAAAAGACTTTCCCTACTTCCTCAATAATCGCTTGCACGAATCGTTCTTGTGCGTCAACACTTACCTCAGCAACAACAATCACTGCTGTTTCTACAATTTTAATTTCACATTGTGTAAGCGCTCAACATTCGCAACACGGGGGAATCATCCCGATGATTGAATATTCACTTTATACCATTATATACCACACTCACTCTTTTACAGTACATAACTTTTTTATTTCATTATATATCGCTCGTATTTTTGATAATCCGCGTCCTGCACTTCAACTGTGAGCAAAGTTCCTTCTTCTTCATAAGCAGTTTCTAAAATCGCCGCATGCTCATTTAAATATGAGACGACAGTACCTTGATCATACGGAATGAGCATTTTACACGTTTTATAATCTGCAAAAACTTGCGTGCGAATCAACTGTACGAGCTCATCTAAACCAACGTCCTCTTTTGCTGAAATCCAAATATTATCACCACTTACGAGCGGATATTCTAAATTAGCTAAATCCGACTTATTATATACATAAAGTGTTGGCACATCTTCAACTCCAACGGCTTTTAACGTATCATTTGTCACATCCATCATAAAACGGTATTCTTCGTTCGAAACATCGACGACGTGTAAAAGTAAATCCGCATCCCGTGCTTCTTCTAATGTCGAACGGAAAGCCTTCACTAAATGGTGAGGAAGTTTACTAACAAACCCGACTGTATCTGTTAATAAAAAGGATTTATTATCCGCAAGCTCAATTTGACGAACAGAAGTTTCAAGCGTTGCAAATAGCATATCTTTTTCAAATACTTGCTTCGTTTCATCTTGGCCAATCTTAGTAAGGAGCTGATTCATAATTGTCGACTTTCCTGCGTTCGTATAACCTACAATTGAAACAACAGGTATCGCATTTTTTCGGCGCTGCTTACGCTGTGTTTCTCGTTGCTCTTTTACCACTTCTAAGTCTCGTTTTATTTTTGCAATTTGGTCCTCGATTTTACGACGATCGAGCTCGAGCTTCGTTTCACCAGCACCACGGTTTTTAAAGCCCCCGCCCGTTCCTCCACCTTGACGTGATAACGAAGCATGTAGCCCAACTAAACGCGGCAGCATATATTGTAATTGAGCTAGCTCGACTTGTAACTGTGCCTCACGCGTTTTGGCACGTCTTCCAAAAATATCTAAAATAAGCATTGTACGGTCAATTACTTTACATGCCAAATCGCGCTCTAAATTTCGAATTTGAGATGGTGAAAGCTCATCATTAAAAATAATAATATTCGCATCTGCTTCTTCAAAAAATGCTTTAATTTCTTCAATTTTACCTGTCCCCACATAATGCGATGGTGTGACACGTTCCAAGTTTTGCGTGACCCTACCAACCACTTCAACATTTAAGGCATCTGCTAAATTGGCGAGTTCCTCCATTGAATAATCAAAATGATCATCCTTTTGTAAATTTACGCCTACTAATATGCCCTTTTCTACTAAAGTTTCAACGTCTTTCATTGAATTCACTATGTTGCCTCCTCACGCGTTAAAAACGACTCTTTATTTGTTTTTATCGTAACATACAATCAAAAAACCTGTACAATCGCATCAAAAAGATTCTATATGATAAAATAGAAGGAACACTATAAGAGCTGTTTATACATACTAAGTAGAAAAAACAGCTACCTAAGAAAAGGCGGTAACTATGGAATTCCAACAAATGAAGGAGCAACTCATTACGCTCTTTAACTCAAAATCACTCGTACAGGCAACGATTAGTCAGCCTCGCCAAAAATCCAATGAACTTAAGCGTATCCGACTAAAACCAGTCGAATTACGTGGCGCTTACATGATTCAGCTTGAATATCAGTATGAGCGTATTTTAAAGCACGAAAACATCCTACTCGAAAATTTACAGCAGCAACTTGATCAATTATTTGAGCAGTTTCGTCAAATGCATGCTGAGTTTTCAGAGCAAACCGTTCAAATTCAGCTTTCGAAAAAAAATAAAGTCCTTTGGAAGTCGGATCAAGCTTCATCAACAAAACAAATCAATTTATCACATAACCGAAAAAAACAGTATTTACTTGATGAATCACACCTTTATCCGTTTTTAGTGCGTCTAGGTGTTCAATCAGAGGATGGGCAAATTAAAAAACAAAAATACGATAAATTTAAGCAAATTAATCGTTTTGTTGAATTTATTGATGACTCCCTTGCCCATTTACCAAAAGATCGTCAAATCCGCATTTTAGATTTTGGTTCAGGAAAGTCCTATTTAACGTTTGCCCTTTATCATTATTTAAAAATCGAAAAAGGATTCAATATTCGTGTTACAGGGCTCGATTTGAAAAAAGAAGTAATCGAGGAATGTAATCGGATTGCACAAGATTTGCACTATGAAGATTTAGAGTTCCAAGTTGGGGACATCAATGATTATAACGACGAAACTTCTGTAGATATGGTCGTTACTCTGCATGCCTGTGATGTTGCGACGGATATGGCTTTAGCGCGTGCTGTCAAATGGGGCGCAAAAGTTATTTTAAGTGTTCCTTGCTGTCAACATGAGCTGAATCGTCAATTACATGTTTCTGAATTAAATATTATGACGCAGCACGGTCTAATCAAAGAACGTTTTGCTGCACTTGCTACCGACTCAATCCGTGCTGAAATTTTATCGCTCGTTGGCTATGAAACGCAGTTATTGGAATTTATTGATATGGAAAATACACCTAAAAACATTTTAATTCGAGCGTATTTCACCGGTAAGGTACCTACACATGGACAACGAAAAAAATATGATGAATTTGTACAATTTTTAAAAGCAACACCGTTTTTAGAAAATGAACTCCGGGATTTTCTTAACTAAGTGGTGATTTCCCTGAAATTTGTTAAGAAATGCTAAGCACCTCTTTTTAAACGTTTAATTTATGCTATGCTCATTTGTTACAAAATTGTAAAGATTCGTTCGCTTGAAGTAATTCTTGTGTCGAAATTGCAAAGATTTTGTTATGATTAGTGAGTAATTTTTTAGATACGATCAATAATATATATTCAGGAGGCATTCCATGTTTAGTCCAAAAAAACAAGATCCATTCTTTTCAGCCCTTCATAAAATTGCTGAAAACATGCGCCAAGCTGTCCATTACGCGAATGATTTTCGCATTGAAACAGTCTCTGATTTAAAAGAAATTAGCGTCCGCATGAAGCAATATGAAACAGCTGGTGATAAATTAATTCATGAACTAATCGTCATGCTTAATAAATCATTTATGACACCTATTGAACGGGAAGACATTTTAGCGCTAGCGATTCGCATGGATGATATTTTAGATGGCACTGAAGGCACGATTGCGCACTTTGAAATGTTTTCATTAGTAGAGATAGATGAATCAATGCGTAATTTCCTAAGCTATATTGTCAAATCAGCTGATGAAATCGTCAAAGCAATGGATTTACTAAATAAGAAGGATCTTGTAGGAATGCGTCAGCATGCGATTCTTATTAAAGATTACGAACGCGAATGCGATGAAGTATTACGCTCATCAATTAAGCAATTGTTTTTAAATGAAAAAGATCCAATCCGTTTAATTAAATTTAAAGATATTTATGAACAACTAGAAGAAATTGCTGACTATTGTCAAACAGTAGCCAACACGATTGAAACTATCATTATGCGCAATGCATAATATTTGGGAGTCCTTATATTGAATACACTTTTAATCATTACAGTTTTAGTCGTAATATGTGCTTTAGCATTCGACTTTATTAATGGTTTCCATGATACAGCAAATGCAATTGCTACTTCCGTTTCAACACGTGCATTGCCACCGCGTGTTGCCGTTTTAATGGCGGCGGTTATGAATTTCTTAGGAGCCATTACATTTGTTGGTGTAGCAAAAGCGATTGCATCAGACATCGTTGATCCATTTGCTTTATCGACGCCTGAGGCACCACTTATTGGCTCGGTCGTTATTTTAGCAGCTTTACTTTCCGCTATCACTTGGAATTTAGTCACATGGTACTTCGGCATCCCATCCAGTTCATCGCATACACTAATTGGTTCGATAGCTGGTGCTGCAGTTGCTGCCTCAGGATTTGGCGTTTTAAATTACAGTGGCTTTAGTAAAATTATTATCGCTTTACTTGTTTCACCAATCATTGCAATTGTTACTGGTTATTTAATGATGTCCTTGTTCAAATTTTTATTTAAAGATTTAAACCTTTATAAAACAAACAAAAGATTCCGCATTATGCAAATTTTCACAGCAGCCATTCAATCCTTTACACACGGTACAAATGATGCGCAAAAAGCAATGGGTATTATTACTATGGCCTTAATTGCTGCAAACTGGCAAACGACTGATGATGTACAAGGCTGGGTGCGTTTAGCCTGTGCGATAGCAATGGGGTTAGGTACTTCTATTGGTGGTTATAAAATCATTAAAACAGTAGGCGGTAAGATAATGAAGATTCGCCCTGTAAACGGTGCAGCGGCAGACCTTTCTTCTGCTTCGATTATTTTCAGTGCAACATTAATTCATCTTCCCGTTTCAACTACACATGTTATTTCATCTGCGATCATGGGTGTTGGTGCCGCTCAAAATGTAAAGGGCGTTAACTGGGGAATTGCTCGTAAAATTGTAACAACATGGATTATAACAATGCCGATTTCTGCTGTCATGTCGGCAGTTATTTACTCCGTACTAAATCTATTCTTTTAACTTACAATATTGAGCCCTATATAAAAAACATTCCGAAAAATCTCCATTCGGAATGTTTTTTTATTTTTCAAAAATCCACAAAATTTTTCTACTCTCTCTATTACTGTTATACTTCATAACATCCATTTTCGGAAAGAATCTGTTATTACTATCTTGTTCTTTTGAAATAATTTACATCAATTTTTACATTCCCACTTAAAATCTATTACACTAGTAGTATGAGAAATAGAAAGGCGGAATATTTATGAAGCAACTCGCACATTTCATCACGAAATTTGCAAAGCCAATTATAGTCATTTGGATTCTTTTCTTTATGATAATGATTTACTTTGCCATTCAACTTCCTACTAAATTGCAAGGTGATGGCTTTTTTGTAGATGATGAACATATTCGTGTGACCGAAGAGCTTTCAGAAACATTCGATATCCCTGCTAAAACAATCTTTGTGCTATTTAAAAATAAAACAGATGCAGAAATCGAAAGTATGTTACAAAAGCTTGAGAAAATTGATCAAATGCAATCGATAACCTCTCCAATCGGAGTGGAGGAACTTAATCAAGACAGCTATGCCTATGCATTGCTCGAATTTGATAATACGATTGACGATTACTTCCCAATTATTGACGAGATTCGTACCGTTATTGGCGATGAAAAGGGAATTTCCATTACCGGGGAGCCTGTCATTTCAAAAGACATTAATGTAGCCAGCCAAAATGATTTAATTAAGGCCGAAGCAATAGGCATTCCGATCGCATTAATTGTTTTACTACTTGCATTTGGTACGGTTGTTGCTTCACTTTTACCGATTTTTATTGGTGGGGCTACGGTAATCATTGCACTTGGCATACTTACATTATTAGGCGATACGTTTAATCTTTCCATTTTTGTATTGAATATTGTACCGATGCTTGGTTTGGCACTTTCCATTGATTTTGCCTTACTATTCATTAACCGCTATCGTGAAGAACGTGTGAATTTTTCAGTCGTTCAATCCGTACAAACGGCTATTCAAACAGCTGGACGCTCCATTATCTTTTCCGCGCTCTGTGTCATGATTGGCCTAGGTGCAATGGTCGTCATTGAAGTAGAAATTTTCCAAAACATCGCACTCGGAGGCACAATTGTCGTATTTTTAGCTGTGCTATCTGGTTTAACTTTACTGCCAGCAAGCATTGTCTTGATAGGTGACCGACTAAACAAGGGTCAAATTTTGCGCATTAAATCAACTACTTCCCGTTGGCAAAGCTTTGCGGCATTTGTTATGAAACGTCCCGTGCTTATTATTTTTGTAGCTATTGGACTTTTAGGCATCGCGATGGTACCAATTAAAGATATTGATTTAACGATTCCTTCAACGGATTCCTTGCCAGCCTCGTATGATGCAAGACAAACATATGACACACTAAATAAACAATTTGGCATAGGCTCTGAAACACCCGTTTTTTTACTAGCTGAAAACGATTCCGATTGGGATTCTACTGAAGGTCGTGAAAAGATTTTTGAAATTCAAGAAAAATTGCTCGCGGATCCACTTGTAAAAAGTGTCACTTCAATGTTTACAGTCGCGAATATGGATTCAGTTGATATGTGGGAAATGGCCAATAGTAATCCACAGGCACCGGGCGCACTGGATCCAATCGCTGAAAAATTTGTCCAGCATAATAAAATGTATTTAGTTGCTTATTTAACAGCGGACGGTGCCTCCTCAGAGGCGCAGCAATTTGTCCGCGAATGGTCTAAAAAGGATGTAGGTGTGGAAATTGGGATAGCGGGGCATTCGAAGTTCAGTCAAGAAATCTTTGATGAAATTTCAAATAAAATTATTCTTGCTTTAACAATCATTATTACTTCTACATTTATTATTTTACTGTTTGCTTTCCGTTCCATTTTAATTCCATTGAAGGCCATCATTATGAACATTATTGGACTTGGCTCTACATTTGGACTTCTCGTATACATTTTCCAATACGGTCATTTTGGCTTATCAGAAGGAACGATTGTACTCATCATTCCCGTAATCGTATTTTGTCTCGTATTTGGACTAAGTATGGACTATGAAGTTTTCTTAATTTCGCGTATTCAAGAAGAATATTTAAAAGGCTCTAGCAATACAAAAGCAACAGTGGACGGACTTGTTTCAACGAGTAAAATTATTACGTCTGCAGCGTTAATTATGATTGTTATTACAGGCGCATTTGCTTTCACAGATGTTATGCCGGTTAAGCAAATTGGTGTCGGAATTGCCATTGCCGTTGCGATTGATGCAACCATTATCCGTCTCATGCTCGTACCAAGCTTTATGAAACTATTTGGCGACTGGAACTGGTGGCTACCATTTACGAAAAATAAGAAATAACGAACAAAAGGCAGAAACGTTGATTGAACAACATTTCTGCCTTTTACGTTAACTAATTTTAATTAGCTGCTCATAATGGTGGATAGCTGATTTTGTATAGCTTGGCTCTTTTGTTTCATCGTCTTGCTTTTCTATTTTTTTCTTTGGTTCCCATAACATATAAAAAGCTAGAATGACGATTACAATAACAACCGATGCAATAATAATTGTCCCGATAATAACGGTCGCCATTTTTTTACCTGAAACTTCTTTTGATGTTTCTGCTTGTGCCATACTTTATCCCCTCACTTTTTTATTTTGAAGGACGGAATCCCTCTTCACGTAAATAGGCTACCGCATCCTCACGCGTTCCAAATGATTCTTCCAAATTGCGCTGATGATAAATATTCCATGAACGATT is drawn from Solibacillus sp. R5-41 and contains these coding sequences:
- a CDS encoding siderophore ABC transporter substrate-binding protein; translated protein: MKNWKLMTVILSMLVLMLAACGSNDDATSKDSEKENSAKTEDTSKEEVASAYPMTIKSTDSNYADVTFEKKPEKIVVFDYGFLDTLTALDVEVTAVAKGNFPKHLSQYADDKYANAGGLKEPLFEDIAAMKPDAIFISGRQGDAYEELSKIAPTVFVGTTSTDYWNTFKASTQIAADLFGKQAEVDTKIAEIEAAIEEVKSISSSSDEKALVTLYNETISAYGPGEGSRFGFVHNVYGFPAADDTLENSTHGAQISYEQILEINPDILFVVDRMAATGEESNISEAFNNDLVNKTNAAKNGKIVYLNGALWYLAGGGLTSELEKVNEIINALK
- a CDS encoding ABC transporter ATP-binding protein — protein: MIQVKGLSKYFGKKAVVEDVHVTIETGKITSFIGPNGAGKSTLLSMVSRLLDADTGEILLDTADVRKMKSEEFAKRVSILKQSNFMNVRLTIRELVSFGRFPYSRGRLTAEDNGHIDRAMEYMNLVDMSDKFLDELSGGQRQRAFIAMVIAQDTEYVLLDEPLNNLDMKHSVQIMKILRKLVDELGKTVIIVLHDINFASVYSDRIVALKDGRIVKDGPTNEIINSSALKQIYDMDIPVQEQDGCRICVYFNSH
- a CDS encoding iron chelate uptake ABC transporter family permease subunit, whose product is MRKTGLKLAILAIVAIGCIALYGLYDIKGSFDYAFPRRMIRVLAMIVTGVAIAYSTVVFQTITHNRILTPSVMGLDSMYMVVQTCIYFFLGSSSILVLNKYFNFVISIGAMVLFALILYRFLFRADKQPIYFLLLIGMILGTLLGSVTTFMQVVIDPNEYTSLQNKMFASFNNVNGDLVWVAAGILAIAFIYGYTILNKLDVMSLGRDTAINLGINYDRIVMNVLILSSVLIATSTALVGPILFFGLIVANLAYQFFATYKHSVLIVGASLISIIALVGGQFIVEHLFEFSTTLSVIINFIGGIYFIYLLLKESRSAG
- a CDS encoding ABC transporter permease; protein product: MRLWYLIVATVVLSFISLFLGAKDITPLDLLDFTSEETEVFLISRIPRLIAIILAGVGMSIAGLIMQSLSRNKFVSPTTAGTDDAAKFGVLIAMIYTGGTQSEKVVLAFIFALLGTMLFMQLLNRIKFKDAIFIPLVGIMFGNIISSMTTFFAYKADILQNVSAFLMGSFTLVIKGNYELLYLSVPVIIITYLYANRFTVAGMGEDFAKNLGVRYNLVVNLGLILVALISTTVILTVGLIPFVGLIIPNIVSIYKGDNLKKTLPHTAVLGALFLLACDIVGRILIYPYEIPINLTVGVIGGVIFLIMLFRGRSYA
- the menC gene encoding o-succinylbenzoate synthase — protein: MKLVEVIIYQLEMCMKTPFTTSLGTMQNKRFIVIKAKDETGAIGWGEGVAFEEPSYTEETLKTSLHMLEDFLIPRLLGQQLAHPDEVYELFRPIRRNNMAKAAIEGAVWDIYAQLTNQTLAKALGGITEKIEVGISIGLQPTNEQLIETIRDFLEQGYKRIKVKIKPGKDIALIRTIRDAFPTVPLMADANSSYTLEDIELLKQLDEFQLMMIEQPLAHDDLIDHATLQQQIQTPICLDESITSYEDARKAIQLGSCGVINIKIARVGGISEAKRIHDLCSEHGLPVWCGGMLEAGIGRAQNVALTSLSNFTMPGDTAASERYWYEDIILPEVIVEDGYITVPSTTGLGYKVNEQAIEKYCTEKNVFRI
- a CDS encoding GNAT family N-acetyltransferase — protein: MLESVIVKELTTIEQIEEARNLEHDIWAVGSIPMHQTLATIRNGGIVLGAYLNDELIGFNFSCPGFMEEKVYLYSHMIGIKRNYREQGVGELMKIYLKDLAIARGYRNCRWTFDPLEGRSGYLNFTKLRGYSDTYIPNCYGEMEDPFNRLLPTDRLFVEWQLVDNDYLRWDTKVEELLEEAVPVVEWSLSTDGLPMLDKEQQFMQQEAFIKDSYTLPIPTHFQKIKVESPALAEDWRYKTRHILQAMFDQGYKIIHLSKYNEHIGHYLLVKRSLFAL